The following are encoded in a window of Salmo trutta chromosome 27, fSalTru1.1, whole genome shotgun sequence genomic DNA:
- the LOC115165176 gene encoding protein limb expression 1 homolog: MSQVWGSPYDNTMSHLLSPSDFGTSLKDLNIVAMLHNFWEQKQVEHVKWSDSQSEDSVKGSASQSEGLLLYESAPSPRPPYIYYVTLPGGSCFGNYKECETQAEARRDAARVALMNSLVNELPSRRITPLFITHSLQEAASASTVSVEDACDPSTSLGAYCLLLQSYTGRTMLEFQEGMTVFQLLHWNGTLKILRERQCSRQSVIGYYLQRGLDASMRSSMALDWLGRERQTPRQLRMELRAAQRELDVARCHGNELRFYKEKTEILSLALSQEFTHQPHTDIHGPHTDSQESPEPHIHHQ; this comes from the exons ATGAGCCAAGTTTGGGGTTCTCCATACGATAACACGATGTCACACCTTCTGTCCCCAAGTGACTTCGGTACCAGCCTCAAGGACT TGAACATTGTGGCCATGTTGCATAACTTTTGGGAGCAGAAGCAGGTGGAACATGTCAAGTGGTCCGACAGCCAATCAGAGGACTCAGTGAAGGGCTCTGCCAGCCAATCAGAGGGCTTGTTGTTGTATGAGTCTGCCCCTTCCCCAAGACCCCCTTACATCTACTACGTCACTCTTCCTGGAGGAAGCTGCTTTGGAAACTATAAG GAGTGTGAGACCCAGGCGGAAGCTCGCAGGGATGCGGCGCGTGTCGCTCTGATGAACTCTCTAGTGAACGAGCTGCCGTCTAGACGAATCACTCCTCTGTTTATCACACACAGCCTGCAGGAGGCTGCTTCAGCCAGCACC GTCTCTGTGGAGGATGCCTGTGATCCTAGCACCAGTTTAGGAGCGTATTGTCTCCTGCTCCAGTCATACACTGGTAGAACCATGTTGGAGTTCCAG gagggGATGACAGTGTTTCAGTTGTTACACTGGAACGGGACGTTGAAGATTCTAAGGGAAAGACAGTGTTCCCGCCAG AGTGTGATTGGTTATTACTTGCAGCGGGGACTGGATGCCAGCATGCGCAGCAGCATGGCTCTGGATTGGCTGGGCAGGGAGCGGCAGACTCCAAGGCAGCTGAGGATGGAGCTACGAGCAGCACAGAGGGAACTGGATGTGGCTAGGTGTCATGGCAATGAACTCCGCTTCTACAAGGAGAAAACAGAGATCCTTAGCCTGGCACTGAGTCAAGAATTCACACACCaaccacacacagatatacacggACCACACACAGATTCACAAGAATCACCTGAACCACACATACACCACCAAtga